The Acanthopagrus latus isolate v.2019 chromosome 20, fAcaLat1.1, whole genome shotgun sequence genomic sequence ATTGTGcatgtggttttattttcccACACTTTACAATAGATCCCATTTTAGTGCCAATATGCAGTCGTCCCGTATCTCCCGTCTCCAGTCTCCCGGTCCTGCCGCTTCTCTTTAGACCAACTCTCATACCTCCTCCTTCCACTTCactcctttcttcctccctcttcccccaTTTGAGATTACACATCCCTCTCCAAAACCCATCAAAGTGTGGGGTGTTACACAGATATCGCTCATGTACAGTagatgcacacacgcacactacaGTATGGCCTGGCCCTAAAAatccctgcctcctcctctctttcttgtTCTCTTGCTGCCTCAGCCCAAGGTCCCCCGGCGTCTCCTTCATCCTGTTATTGGAGAGCCTTAACAATGCACACAGAGACATGGAGGTGTGAAGAGCAGGAGCAGTCGAGGGGAAGTAGGAGGGGGGGAAAATAATGATGCAGGGTGAGGCAATTTATGTAGAACCCCCCCCAAATTACACCTTCAGGTGGCATTATGGAAGCGGTGCCCACATGCACAGAGGCTATGCATCTGTAGTGTGGAGAAACAGTTTGGCCTGTAGTGCAGCAGTGGTGCTGCAAGCATGTTCTAATGTGATAAGGTCGCTTACTCTGttagttactgttgctacaTCTCTCTATGTCAAGCTCTCTGTTTTACCACAGCTGAGTCTGAGATTCCACACAGACGTGAACAGCAGAAGAAAGCTCGTCATTTCTGATGACTGTCAAATCTGCCAGCTGAAAGGTTGATAGTAGCAGAGTAGATAGCTGCTAGTAGGCCATGCCAGCTAcctattattattaatattagtagtagtagtagtaggagTATCTAGCATGGAAGCTAACAGGGTGGAGCCACAGGTTAGTTGTCAGGGCCTCTCTAAcccttaaaggagcaatatggAAGAATTCTATtttgaaattaatcaaaaactCACTAGAAATTGAATAAAATCAACAGCGTATGAGTTATATAGAGATACATGAGTAGCTAGAGGTTAATTCGGTGGCATGCCGCATCCTGTATGTTTGGAGTATGATGAGATGGCTCCTTTAAAATAATTGTCTTGACCCTCAGAGCTAGCATTAGCCTTTTGCATAGAACTTCAACTCATTCTGCAACCCAGTTCAGTATTACAGGTTGAAGGTGACGCGTTTTAAACCAGAACCTGGTAAAAAGCCCTAACGTACTGTAGGCACTTGGTGGCTGCATACCTGGGAGaaagcgtaaaaaaaaaaaaagcatcctcACCATGTCTTGATCTAAAAAAAGCGCAGCCTTGTTACCATTTCGAATTTGTTTGAATTCTTACTGTAGAGCAAGTTACCACCTCAGTTTAGCCTGCTGGCACAGAATGAcaaaacatgctgatgtttagcagttGTAATGTTTAGCTTGTTCCCCATGttgttttagtgtgttagcGCGCTCACAGCACTACGCTACTGAAGCACAgatgaggctgatgggaatgtttttTTACAGGTACTTGATCATAAAGTGTTGATCGGTGCAGATAAGTAGGAAGATCACAGCGCGTTATCACATCCTGAGGGCAAGATGAATGTTATTTAGGCCAGTCAGATTACAGGTACTGTGAGGAGTTTTTAACTGGTCACATGGAACAGCCTCCATTTAACATTTGATGCTTCTATATGATAGACATAATCAAATGGGCCCATCAGTAAGAAGCTTGGCTATATTGCCATCCAATTAGTTGCATTCTGACCTTTTTGGATCCGATATAtcataaaagttaaaaaagctATGCTTTAAGGTGGAGGGCCGAGGATGACTTGAGTCGTCTCACATCCAGAGGTTaggagctgctctgtagtctggtggtacacCACCTTCCTAGCTCGTAAGCATCGGcacatatcatttatttatgctcGTGAAATGGTGTAGGGCCCAGATGATGAGCTACTCCTAGACCAACGAGTCCTCCGGCCGCCCCTGAAGATCATCCGCTGTCCTGGAATGACATGGAACGCCAGATGCCCTAACGCCTCTCCGGAGCAGTTAATGATGGGGCTTTGCAGAGCACAGCAGCTACAGACCCCTGGTTTCAAAAAGGCTACATACAGCGTGGcgattcatatttcatatttgtgggTGATACGAGTGTTCTTGGCATGCTAGTGAGGAGAGAATGCTGGAGTCGAACGGGGGGGGGAGAATCTATCAAAGGGGTTCATGCTCAGAATTGAAAAGAAGGTACCTTTAATCATGTGCTTGTGTGAGACGTCAGGCGGTTGCTAGGTTACAGGTCAGTGCAGAGAAGCTTTACAATGCGAGCGCTATGGCGATGCCTTGGTGTTGATGATATGTGAGCATGCGGACCTCTCATTTGAGTGAAATGTGATAACGTGATTGCAGGGCTCAGCGCCGACAAATAACTACAGAGGTGTTGCCCCGAATATCTTTGTCCTCCAACCACATGGCCCATCCACTGCGACATTCTTTACATGTCCTGCACACATCTAAACCCGAATGCTGATCATCTAAAAGGAGGGCAGGCTAATTATCCTGTGCTCATTTGGTGGAATGCACGCTTCCGTCACTACTTACTGCCGATCACTTCTTCTTTGCGGCTGAAATCTTTGGTGCGAAGCAGTCGCTTTCTGTGCCGGTTTCCCTACCACACTGCCCGGAGATCACTTGTCAGCCAAACAGTGTGTCCGCCATGCCTCCCGCAAAACTCACATCGCAGCTCCTTCTGAGCGCTGAGAAATGTGCTGTCGTGACAACCCGAAAGCGCTGCCAAGACACCTCGCTAGCAGTGATTTTCACAACAGGCGTGTAAAGTGCTGATAAATAGCGCGATGTCGTCCCGGGCTGTAATTCTATCCAAACCATTCCCCTCGCTGCTCCGCAAGAGTCGGCGGTGGCATGGCGGCTGGATTAGGCTGCTCGCGGTCCTGGTGCAGcgtgggggggggtggggggcccCGCAGGCCCCTGCGCTGCCTCTGGCTCCTCACGTCCCGCCGCAGCCAGCAGAGTCAGCTGCTGCGCAGGCCGACTGTGAGAGGAGCAGTTTTTTGGCGAGGGCTGGAGACTGAGGGGTAATTGGCTTTGACAGAGCTGATGAGTTGCTAATTAAATGTTTATCTGAATCTGGCATCTGTCGTAAAACAAATGTCTGTTAGCTGCCTACAATCTGTGGATTATTACAAATAACTGGGGTTGGGTCCTGCATGCGGGGAGATAAGCGGGGAGAGGATGGTGACGCGGGGCACGTTTAGAGCAGCCAGGCAGAAACTAGTCACGGCAACAGCACctactgtgtgcatgtgaggaGCTTACTGTGACTCATAATGGCAATGATTATCTCCATCCACATTCAAGCTGGCACTAactaacacacactgaacattaTGTGGCTGGTATGGTTTCTACttgttatttttgtctgatttggAATCTTTTAATCAGTGGAGATCATTTTGGGGCTCTGTAATCAAGAGATGTATATTCAAAGGGCGAGGTGAGGGTCAGGATAAGGTATCTGTCTGGATTATCCTGGAGATATAAGAAAGGATGATCAGGAGTCAAGGTTTTTAGAAAGAAGTACTGTTGTTtaatgtttggatgtttttttttttttgtttgtttttaattaactatTAGGCCATCTCCCGTGGCACTCCACCACAAATCACGAACACATTCGCTTCATTACGCTTTTTGGACCTTTGTCTGATAATTCTAATGTAGCTGACATGTAGCTGTTCAGCCGCGGACCTGTATTTAGTCAGGAAACCTCGCTGGGATCAAGATCTCTTCAGCATCTTTCGACTCTCAGCGTCCTTTGAAGTTGCTTCCATTTATAAGGTGTAAAGTGCTGAATGCAGTCGTGCTAAGCTTAGTATTTACTGGTGGCTTACAAGGATTTAGCCACTGCTTGGGATCTACTCTGACAGACACGTCGATCACCGGCGACTCCCAGAacgacccaaaaaaaaaaaagtatcaccGTTCCCGGAACAATGTGCGGTGCACCAGTGACAAGTTTATACCGCAGCCTGGGTAGGTTCAGGAAAAACACTGTGTTATGGTTTGTCAGCCGCACCGCTTTAATTAAAAAGGCATCTCACACACTGAAGTTAACCTGACGTCGTGTCCTCTGACGGTCCAGCCTCCTGGAATCCAGAGAAAAGAGGATCTGAGTGGCCTTCAGGTGGATTACCTTGGCCACACAGcgatcagtcttttttttttctttttttacaagcaATATTCTCCTTGAATAAAACTAGGATTGAACAAtagtcaaagaaaagaaaagtcataaaaagacaaagacataaGTTTCTATACTTAAGGTGCAAATACAACACTTTCTATTACAAAGCATCAGGGTCCTATTAAGGAAACAAGAGTCCCTTTACAGTACAAAGGTTTACGTACTTagcattttttccccattaTTATGGAAAGCACGGTACCCATTTTCATTACGTTTTTGCTATTTGTGGGATTGATTTGAATATATATGGGATTTTtaagtgtctttgtttttgtttttttttgcttagtTGTTCACTTTAGTTTTGTTTCGCACAGCAACTCAGAGCGAGCACACACTGACCACGGCGCGTCGGTGAACTTCATCCCTGTTCCCTTTTTTCTACGGGACATGAGCAGCGAACTTCTCGGGGGCACTGCAGCCGACAGCGTCTCGTACTATTTGTCTTCCCTGTGTTCCTCTGATGGGCGACTGAGTGGGTGCtcagctgcagtgatggagCCCGTCGCTCTGAAGTGAGCAGACAGAGGCCGCCGAGGAAGGCAAAGTGGGAAGAGAGGAAAGTGACGAGCTCTTGACCTCCCGCTTTGAGAGACTAGAGGAGCTGATGCACTTGAACGGAAGGCTGTTAAACCAAACCGTACCGTTCTCTTGATCTTTTCGCGAGGTATCCACCGCAGCTTTTGATCCAAGAACTGAACAACAGGAATCTTTTCCCCTCCGTTGTTATCTCAGAGTGCTTTTCATGCGATAAGATTTTGGTTTTCGGACCTGTCACCTTTCTCATCCTCCTTGACTTTGCAGACCGGAGGGAGTTATAATCCGGAAAGTTTGTCACGCCACGCGAAACTTTCTGATCATCGAAACTCGACgatttctttccatttcaaaTCCGGACACGAAAACTCTGGCAGAGCTCTCTGACAGCACACCGCCGGGACCACAAAGCAAGGGGACAAATGGGGAACTACACAGGCACGAGCTAAATATTTAACCAACAAAATAAGCCCCCCTGTCCTCGGATCATGTTCGTATTAAAAGTGGAAGAGACAGGTAATGAAATACATTGTTGGGGAAAAACGCGCTCAATATGAGATGTGGACAGACAGTTGTCTGAAAGCTGCTGATTATTTTATGGGAAGCCCTGCTCTCAGACGGGTTCGCTCCGCTTCCCTCCGCCTTGCAGTTGCAGTGCAGGCTATCGCAGCCATCTTACCTCTCACGCTTCAGCGACGGCTCCCATCCATAGATTGCTTTTGATTGCggattcatattttcatttaaatgctgATGGGCCAGAGGATCAGTGTAAATTGGAAACCCAAACTTATTCCGCTTctttcttgtcctttttttttttttttatttattatttccttgtgtgtttgtggaggagtGCAATTGCAGGCGCCGTTGTTTGCTGTGAGAATCGTTGTTCGCACCCACAGATTGCCATGAATTTAAAGAGGGTCTGAAATTGCACTGACCAGCATTAAAGTCAACCGTATTAATTCTGATGTCAAACTGAAATACTGCCTTGGCCGACACCGGTGCCATACATCATGGTGACACTGTCAGTTAAAGATATGGGCCTGGCTGTGACATACTGTCAGATAAGGTGACATACCCCCACCTCTgcaaaagaaaagcttttaCAGATTGGAGCtgtaattatatatataaatatatatatatatatttttttcagatgcaaAGCTGTTCTGGAGGAAGAGAAGCCTCGCTGTCTGCAGTACACGTCATTGTACAGCGACGACATCAATGTTTACACACCGGGGGTTATGAAGAGGAGCATTGGATTGAACTATCCTCAAAATTAGCATGTGTTGCTTGTTCAAACGACTACAAACAGCCTATTTTATGAGTACAATTTCATTATCATCATGCTACAGAaatcttaaagggacagtccaaagtacaaaatcaaaattagaCACATTTCCTTATCCTGTAGCGACATTTGTCCATCTAGACGGTGTTGGTGTTGCCAAGTTTTGAAAATATCGGTGGTGTCTCTTTCCTGGATATAGTGGAACTAGATGTCACTCGGCTTGTCATGCTCAAAGCAAATGCATTTGAGTGGTGACACCTTTGGCGGGCACAGTTTGGTGGAAGGAAAATAGATCCTCCGTGAAGCTGCTCACAGCAAGGCCTGTGGATTTCAAATGCACTTTCTCTACGGCTggtatctccaaaactcagcagctcAATCTAGCTGGAGAAATAGCACCACAGGTAAGGGGAAAAATGTGTGCTTTTGATCTCgggggttgaactgtccatTTTAAGAGTCAAGGGTCTACAGATTTAGCATTTTATTTCTATGACACTGGGAGACTTTTGAAAGACAAATTGAAAGAGACTGATTTTTGATTCGAAGTATTTACGGGTCAATCTCCAAAAATACAATTCTTTCCATTATGCAGCTTAATAGACTAGGCCCTATTTTGCCCATCCCCCAGGCTTTGAATGAATCCTTTGTGTCATAAATATGTTGTCTCCTAGCACAAGTCGAGATATGCCCCTGGTGACGTCATCATcaagagccacagaagacattaaCAGTTTGCACAGGCTCAGTCGTCCATCTACCGATGAATAATGTTAAACATAAACTAGACctttatttgtaaaattgcTGGACGGTCTCTTTCGGCAATGTGTAGCGGTGTGTCATTCAAAAAGCATATCCAGTAAGTGAGTTCTGATATGCATACCAAAACATGTTGGTTACAACTAGGAGAAGATTAAAACCATaacaatgcattttaatgacttcattttAGTAAGAAGCATGGCCTGGGTAAGTTACAGTGCACTCGCTGACGTGCTGACTTCTGAGAGACCCCCCAGCTGATTTGAAATTTGCAGGTAAAAAGCTGACATTAAGTAGGTTTACTCCTAAAGATTTAAGTTGGAAGTCCGAAAGCACTCTGGATTCAGATGAAAAGACAAGAGAGATGGAATAACTAAAGCCCCTTAAACGAACACATactgaacatgaacattaaTGGGTTAGTTATGAGCAACATTTGAAGGTAGCTGCAATTCACCGGATTACTGACAGCTTCTGCTCACTAAACTCTTTGCCGTAGCTATCTTTGGCTATAGCTCGCTGGCTTTAGCTAATTAGCTATTAGCCAGTGGCCCTATTGGCTGACTGGAGTGTGCCTGGACACTGCGGGCAGCGAGGCTCAGCTCATCATCTTCTGCATCTGAACGCAGCTTTGAGGCTGCCAGGTGCCAGTCTGGAGACGGGGGAAACAGTGAAGCCCATGACAATTATGCATTATAACACATGCTATACTTACATTGTAATGCTGCATAATTAAAGTCAATCGTGAATATTCGTAATGCTTTATGAATACAATCCCGTCAGTGTGACACTGATATCTTTAATGCTTAATGAACTTACTTAAAATGCATTACAATGAGCCAATACGTATATGCATTCATAACTATTCACATTATTAAGCATTTGAATGACTTGTAAGTGTCAATACACAAGGATCTGTAAGGATCATAGTGTATTAtaaatgatctttttttaacacaatcTAATGCAACTCATGTaatataatcattttaaatatgtatatagtGTGTGTATAAGTTATTGAATGTGGCCATTGTGCACTGTGAGCACAGTAATGAAATCCCTGTGTTTAAGATTGGTTGTATGTAAATGACAATAAGTGGTCATTGttaaaaaattttaaaaaaaaactgaaaagaaacaagatAGAGTTCATGCAAGAGCAGCAAACAGATGCTGTAAAattgatatatatattaaatgatATATGATATGACCCCTAACCCTTATTATAAACATTGGTGTAACAATGAGTTACAGTTAGCGTTATAAGGCATTATgaatattcattaaaaaagaagactGTATAGCAATATAgctgcatttaaacacattatatGTTCATGCATTATAGGGCATTATAATGCATTATCTACATGGGCTTCATAAAAAGTCTTCCTGcgattttgtgagtttatttgttttactttgtaaacTTTCACTTCTCCAAGCTGAAACTATGTGGGCTGCCTGACTTTCGCCTAATTTAGGACATCGCCCCATTAAACCAAAAATATCAGCAACTAAGCAGAAGAACTAAGTGGACCGACTTCGACAAACATGGCTGTGTACCCAGAACTCACAACAGTGACGCTGTGTACCGATGTTTTGAAGCAAGCACAGAACACAGACATGTGAAGAAACAATGTTGAATGTTTAGAAAAATATGGATGGTTTATTTGACCCTACTATAACAAGCATTGTAATCCATTTCCATGATGTTCAACTCCTCTGATGTCAAATGGAACACAGTCTACATCCAAATATGAACAGTGGTATATCTGTTAGCGACgacacattcattcacttcTCGTCCTACAAACAGTtttgcaaagacacacacagtatagTATTAATTTATCCTGTCAGTTACTTGGTTAAGTGGGTTTCTATTCTGAACTCACGAAACAGTGATGatttatagttgttttttttttttaaagaatctATTGAAAACAGACAGTCTAATACAAAGTCCATCCAGTACAGACTTGTCCATAATACTGTTTCTAGAATAGCTTATTTACAATCATCTactggaagcaaaaaaaaaaaaaacctgccattgctttaagaacaaaacaagctAGCCGTCACtattcaaactcagaaacaaaatcaaaaaacagaacagaatatttttttttttttgttgtattgatTGTGCTTTGTAACCCACAAAACCACTTCATTTGTAGAAATGGAACATCTGTCAGAGGCGCCAGATAGAAGTGCTAATAACATCCATTTCAGTTTCTCCCGTTGAGATTCTCTAGAGCTATGAGTAGGACAAGGGCGTACAAatggttggttttttttaattcatttatttatatatttataaagtTATTCGAGGCTCATCCTAGTTCGTCACCTGTTGTGGCGTTGTGTTGCACAACAGAAGTCACGGAGGAATCGGTCTATGTGTTTAACCATGCAAAGCCCTTTAAGATTTGCCAGAAAAGGCTGCAGAATAAGATTGGTTGGACAAAAGGGGGCCGATGAAGGCTTGAACAGacacaatcagtgtttttttttttcactaaaacaTACACAGAATGAGGCCGTAGCCCGTGGATGACTCGGGTAATCAAGACAGTGGAAATAATAGTAGGCAAGTTAGCTGGATAATACCACCACCTCCCCCATCCACGACTCTCTCTGGCTTCCCATCTAGCTGGGGCTGTGTAATGCGGTGTACAGTGTAGCTCATTTTTCCGGTCTCTCACAGTATGTGGATGTTCTTGGACCTGGAACCTCTGACTTTGCAGGAACCCCGGTCAAAGAAAACGAAATCGCCACCACCCTGCTCTAAAAGAAGGCCAGTGTTCCCATGTACGTCGATCAGTCAAACCCCTTGGCACACGGAGGTGCTTCTTCCCGTGCAGTTCAGTTTGCCCCTGGCTGCCGTCACACAGTCACCTCAGTCTTGCTGCCTGTGCGGTAGTGCTgtggctgttgctgctgctggtggtgctgtgGGATGTAGTGGAGCTGCTCCACGGTATGAGTCCGTCTGGAGGCAAACGCCTGCCTCTTAGTCGCTGTCTGGTTCATGGATAAAGTGTTGGAGTGCCCActgcctcctccccctcccgaTGCCCCGCCGCCGCCGTTATTAGAGGCACTGGGATGGGAGTGCATTTTGGTCATCTTGTAGCGATCCATGAGGGGCGTGGTCGGTATGAACACGTCTGTGTGGGAGATGGCGCGTGACATCGACATGTCGCTGCCGCGAAACCCGCCAGAGATGCTGCTGACCATGCCGCGCTTTAGCGACATCATCAGCTTGTCCGGTGAGAGCAGAGGATCCTGGGACAGGAGGCGGTCTTGTGAATACAGGCGCTCTTGCGAATAGAGGCGGTCTTGAGAGTAGTGGCGGTCTTTTGAGTAGAGGTGGTCCTGCGAGAGGAGCCGGTCCTTGGAGTACATGCGGTCCTTGGAGTACAGGCGATCTTGGGAGGTGTGGTGGCGGTCCTGGGGAAGAAGACGCTCCTGGGATCGAAGACGGTCCGCGGACAGCAGCTGCTCGTCTGAGAGGATCCTGCCTCCGTACGGCGACATACCGTTAGAGGACATGCTGTAATCCTGCTGTGGGGCGCTCTGCGGGGACAGGACTCGATCCTGGGACATGGCCCTCTGGACACGACGGGGCCGCTGTCTTTGCTgagactgctgctgtgaagacTGTGACTGGGGAGGGGCCTGGGAGATGGAGGACGGTGGGGGCTggctctggagctgctgttgctgctcccGGTGCTGTTGAGCAAAAGATGAATGAGGAGAGTTTATTCACAAGCTGAGGGGTAATAAGCTCGGCCACCCACCACTGCAGAGAGAGGTGAAAAGCCCAGCTATAGCTTCTAACTGATTCtaacttgggggggggggaataagaGATAGGGTGTACTTTCTTTGCCTCATAGctgcataaaaagaaaagaacacgACCTTGTTTAGACGCCTGCACACTTTGAGTACCCACCTGGTCTTGACTGATTTTGAGGACATGCAAGGGAAGAGTGCCTCTTGCCGCCAGGTCGGGCAGGTGGCGCTTGCGAGTGTAGTAGTCTTCGACTTCTTTatctgctgcagaggagacgagagtaagagaaaaaaaaaagaaagaaaaaaaaaaaaaaagcagaggcaAGAGGTGAAGAGGAGATCCAGGGAGGGAAGGCAAGAGAAAACACGGGTGGGTGTTAGAATGCAAGGGGAGAAATCGGATAAAGTGGGATTGGAGCACACAATGCAGAGGATAGTGTTGGCGGAACCATCTGTGTTTCACCTTTTCAAGCTCATGGAGGGGaatagaaaacagagagagagacagaggaactGCAGTCAGAGTGGATTACATGCTAGGCACATAACATCCACACATCCAGGCTTCATCTGGGATTCTAAAGGCAGACCTGGCTGTGGGGGCAAACTTTTCAAAGGTCATGTGAAAGtctacaaacaaacatggtCATATCATACAGATATGAAGGGAAGCACGCAGGCACCTCATGTACACATGCTGGAAAACTAACAGCATTATTGCACAATCACTTCACATTGAGAATCGCAGTTGTTTCTATTGTCCTTGAATGGGTGCCTCATCCTTATCCGTGTGTACAAACAACTACGACATGCATTTTAGAAgcagatcaaaaaaaaaaaaaaaaaggaatacatTTCCAAAGACAGTAAAGTGTAGGAGGGAATGTAGCATCATGCCACACAACATGCATAAACATTGTGTTTGAGTACATAACCACACACGATGACgcacatttagaaaaaaaaaaccaatgcagcataaaacagacaaaaatgtaacatttataaGTCCAGTGTTACCAAGAAGCTGATTCTGTATTCCTTCTGAACGTCAGCATGAATGTTTAACCATCGCACTGAATCAAGGGTGAACACTAATATCATGTATATAGTGGGAGTAAATTATGGAGAGCAGACCTCTCCACCTTATTGAGAATTCGCAGGGGACTCTGAGTCTCAGCCTGTCTTTTTCAATAATGGGTGCAGCAGTGTTCACACCACCTGTCAAGATTACACCCAGCCAAAATCCCCTTCAGCAGCGAGCCATGGGTGCTCGCTGCAAATCGATTCATTATGAGagataataaaaacaagatgttcCTTTCTCAAGCATAATAGTCTTCAAGATCTGGGCAGGGCATTGCAAACTCATCAACCATATTACCATAGAGTGAATGAATAACCCGTGATGTATACTGTCCTGCGCGGCAATGGGCTAAATGCCTTTCTTCAGTTTGATACCAATTTGCATTAATAAGCAGCAGCATTCTTCTCTTTTATTATCCTGACAATGAAAATGCTGCTCTATCTTCCCTCCAGCACAATCCAACATGATCTATCAGTGTGCACACACTAGttgagcaacaaaaagaaactgtgGAGCCTCTTGGCTATTCGCTGCAACAAATAATTTGCTTTGGAAGCAGAAAGAAAGTTGGGAAGACTGAAGGACACCTCTGCCTCTGGATAGCTTTCCTTTTCAACAGCGTGCCTCTTTTGCTGGCTACGATATTTaacaaatgtcctttttttctttttttttgggggggggggttgttttaCCACCTATCAAAAACCATTGTGTTAATTCGCATCAGTATTCTTCAAGCAAAAAGGGTcgtaatgtgtttttttttttgtttttttttgtccggtTACAACTGAGGACCGGTAAATAGCACCGCGTCCCGCAAACCCGTCTTACCGTTTTAGTCTGAAATGGTTGCCTGGCAGTTATGAGCGGGAGCCGGCGCGGGGCGAGCCCTGACGGGATGAGTTGTAGATCGTCATCCTTCACTTTGACTGCAAGCCAGCAGTGAAGTGGGGCAGTCATGATGAAATTACACAAGCCTTAAGGAATATTTGCGTTCCACTTGGAGAATATCATGAGATGGGACCTCATTACGCAGCAGAAATCCAGCGTAGCGACCACTAAATCAATACCCAGCCGGGCCAGGCATAAGAAGACGCTTAATGTAGTTATACGCTCGGAGAGAAATAGTGGCTGCAGCCTTTAAGTGGAGACAAGGGAAGCATGGAATTTCAATGACTCATAGCTGCGAGAGGTGACTAGGCTGATTTTATGACGGCTCAGACTCGAGAAATGGGtattttctgattctgattcaaaGCCACTTTCATCCACATAAATGTTTACTCAATAGAGAGTTACAAATCTCTGGAGAAATGCATGCGAGTGCTTTTTTGGTTAGACTGAACAATCCCTGACCAAACTGCAGTGTGATTGCTGTTGTCACAGCTTTCACACTCGAGCACACTTTACAGGAGAAGTCCGGGATCGAGCCTCCGACCTACCGCTAAGC encodes the following:
- the LOC119010272 gene encoding protein shisa-6 isoform X7; its protein translation is MGTRHLLLLLIYLDPLSVLGAATGGKKPKQPAKKPPKATAVPTVVPPKTPQPAPASNHDTCLGYYDVSGQYDKMFECNNTDHRYCCGTCYLRFCCEYKKDRLDQKACTNYQTPVWVVTAAPSPIPTGETYDPSMDQTNTAVYITCGIIAFIIVLGVSAKVAYDKATEPPQEMNIHRALADILRQQGPIPISQYDCENFAAMNGSPKDNTPVRTSSKNHYTPVHTSKSNHGLHYGKESVRSSGGADLHNFISSGFVTLGRGHPKGEKHWPVRSQSHHGTHQHNYNHVALGSPTRTPKNAHRSLRRDKEVEDYYTRKRHLPDLAARGTLPLHVLKISQDQHREQQQQLQSQPPPSSISQAPPQSQSSQQQSQQRQRPRRVQRAMSQDRVLSPQSAPQQDYSMSSNGMSPYGGRILSDEQLLSADRLRSQERLLPQDRHHTSQDRLYSKDRMYSKDRLLSQDHLYSKDRHYSQDRLYSQERLYSQDRLLSQDPLLSPDKLMMSLKRGMVSSISGGFRGSDMSMSRAISHTDVFIPTTPLMDRYKMTKMHSHPSASNNGGGGASGGGGGSGHSNTLSMNQTATKRQAFASRRTHTVEQLHYIPQHHQQQQQPQHYRTGSKTEVTV
- the LOC119010272 gene encoding protein shisa-6 isoform X6; amino-acid sequence: MGTRHLLLLLIYLDPLSVLGAATGGKKPKQPAKKPPKATAVPTVVPPKTPQPAPASNHDTCLGYYDVSGQYDKMFECNNTDHRYCCGTCYLRFCCEYKKDRLDQKACTNYQTPVWVVTAAPSPIPTGETYDPSMDQTNTAVYITCGIIAFIIVLGVSAKVAYDKATEPPQEMNIHRALADILRQQGPIPISQYDCENFAAMNGSPKDNTPVRTSSKNHYTPVHTSKSNHGLHYGKESVRSSGGADLHNFISSGFVTLGRGHPKGEKHWPVRSQSHHGTHQHNYNHVALGSPTRTPKNAHRSLRRADKEVEDYYTRKRHLPDLAARGTLPLHVLKISQDQHREQQQQLQSQPPPSSISQAPPQSQSSQQQSQQRQRPRRVQRAMSQDRVLSPQSAPQQDYSMSSNGMSPYGGRILSDEQLLSADRLRSQERLLPQDRHHTSQDRLYSKDRMYSKDRLLSQDHLYSKDRHYSQDRLYSQERLYSQDRLLSQDPLLSPDKLMMSLKRGMVSSISGGFRGSDMSMSRAISHTDVFIPTTPLMDRYKMTKMHSHPSASNNGGGGASGGGGGSGHSNTLSMNQTATKRQAFASRRTHTVEQLHYIPQHHQQQQQPQHYRTGSKTEVTV
- the LOC119010272 gene encoding protein shisa-6 isoform X12 — protein: MGTRHLLLLLIYLDPLSVLGAATGGKKPKQPAKKPPKATAVPTVVPPKTPQPAPASNHDTCLGYYDVSGQYDKMFECNNTDHRYCCGTCYLRFCCEYKKDRLDQKACTNYQTPVWVVTAAPSPIPTGETYDPSMDQTNTAVYITCGIIAFIIVLGVSAKVAYDKATEPPQEMNIHRALADILRQQGPIPISQYDCENFAAMNGSPKDNTPVRTSSKNHYTPVHTSKSNHGLHYGKESVRSSGGADLHNFISSGFVTLGRGHPKGTHQHNYNHVALGSPTRTPKNDKEVEDYYTRKRHLPDLAARGTLPLHVLKISQDQHREQQQQLQSQPPPSSISQAPPQSQSSQQQSQQRQRPRRVQRAMSQDRVLSPQSAPQQDYSMSSNGMSPYGGRILSDEQLLSADRLRSQERLLPQDRHHTSQDRLYSKDRMYSKDRLLSQDHLYSKDRHYSQDRLYSQERLYSQDRLLSQDPLLSPDKLMMSLKRGMVSSISGGFRGSDMSMSRAISHTDVFIPTTPLMDRYKMTKMHSHPSASNNGGGGASGGGGGSGHSNTLSMNQTATKRQAFASRRTHTVEQLHYIPQHHQQQQQPQHYRTGSKTEVTV
- the LOC119010272 gene encoding protein shisa-6 isoform X15, producing the protein MGTRHLLLLLIYLDPLSVLGAATGGKKPKQPAKKPPKATAVPTVVPPKTPQPAPASNHDTCLGYYDVSGQYDKMFECNNTDHRYCCGTCYLRFCCEYKKDRLDQKACTNYQTPVWVVTAAPSPIPTGETYDPSMDQTNTAVYITCGIIAFIIVLGVSAKVAYDKATEPPQEMNIHRALADILRQQGPIPISQYDCENFAAMNGSPKDNTPVRTSSKNHYTPVHTSKSNHGLHYGKESVRSSGGADLHNFISSGFVTLGRGHPKADKEVEDYYTRKRHLPDLAARGTLPLHVLKISQDQHREQQQQLQSQPPPSSISQAPPQSQSSQQQSQQRQRPRRVQRAMSQDRVLSPQSAPQQDYSMSSNGMSPYGGRILSDEQLLSADRLRSQERLLPQDRHHTSQDRLYSKDRMYSKDRLLSQDHLYSKDRHYSQDRLYSQERLYSQDRLLSQDPLLSPDKLMMSLKRGMVSSISGGFRGSDMSMSRAISHTDVFIPTTPLMDRYKMTKMHSHPSASNNGGGGASGGGGGSGHSNTLSMNQTATKRQAFASRRTHTVEQLHYIPQHHQQQQQPQHYRTGSKTEVTV